A single genomic interval of Salvelinus namaycush isolate Seneca chromosome 41, SaNama_1.0, whole genome shotgun sequence harbors:
- the LOC120034087 gene encoding fas-binding factor 1 homolog isoform X6: MLQQRNLQAKQKKGQKSSIDDMLGDLLGDDDFPVKAKAPAREAGRLGPPLPSRSGKRSLLGDDDFFSKLAEEAENDEGSDVSEADPTALLESMKDIDDMDADLFRSKKKPSSAPAQSKGSGIGGPTKNPPKSGNKLKGGGISDELHIEEKKPSSAPASTARGYQRFSFTENKNEPKITKKAPTEKSVLPPDSPIIKKKETASPAPVAKKRDELMFDDDEDDLMDALGFGESPKESPKKNETVLIPKNESSSELPQRARTRLDEILGRGTSPRLLERPPTGERKDPPQQQEKQKHHQETPTTKDPFLEEDLTFGSYQPTLVTTPEGRHSRRQSVRFSTEDNSASSPEKKPKPITPTTLTPTFPRPAADWLGLSQDDDEQEEEPPPVPEPLKTPSSSVGSKPSSSGNRIPQPSTETPNTSFKSPKPVGPSVEFSASQKDEEDWLSGALSRKKTQSSTQSEEKRTTQEDFLGFGDEVDLESFLSKRGSSPASKRKDASTPNKEPGDSPLPREPSHRQPSPTAHSTPVREDQFRPVPQQSQMQNTAPVVQPQVSLSANSLQQLLLQQQQLESQLLGLGGAADVAGLQRQKRETEKQNGHLALQARIIKLEGQVRSLQQELDQNQMLLESVQQRHKQDTELMENTHRARVKLLDDSAAQREARARQECEDLAERLATVTRIAEQERMELQAKHQRRLAQTQQDRDREVERLRDLQRKSILEMKKDHEDQVQRLKRLKDEEIDAVTSATSQTRSLTVVIEQMEHFSHRLGDLSSRVESTHENTAQGLEQGARQRDEQLRVMQDRLGQQQRAMAEERTRLKEVIAKMDTQLAEQQRQLEKVRSHSEERWRVNAEQAKADSSQRGLDEERRSLTQHISMEREELERAKSALLEEQQQVMQRCAEERRKLAAEWTQFHTQEKQRQDRAEREASRALERDAHREGSIISMAQEQVDLKLRAGELKQHEAAVAREREALERQREELDKEKERLSGTGLQLKTRVQEVEAFSKLASEKYIEGEKALQESRHVETEHQTRLRSIHSQMERLRQQEQHLHQVNKWGVYQPISHQPLLERMKMTEQLREMERLKHSLPITPFPQSMDPIFTEFRPVMASTKAVRQPSPQFSSPDSTELQARLALLRHTAEKDRDFLQDEQFFLDALKKAPYNSAFHTD, translated from the exons ATGCTACAACAGAGGAACCTGCAG GCTAAACAGAAGAAAGGGCAGAAGA GTTCAATTGATGACATGTTAGGAGACCTGTTGGGAGATGATG ATTTCCCAGTGAAGGCCAAAGCTCCGGCCCGTGAAGCAGGCAGACTAGGACCTCCTCTACCATCACGCAGTGGAAAACG CTCACTATTGGGCGACGACGACTTCTTCAGCAAACTGGCTGAGGAAGCTGAAAATGATGAG GGCTCTGATGTTTCTGAGGCTGATCCCACAGCCTTACTGGAGAGCATGAAG GACATAGATGATATGGACGCTGATCTCTTTAGATCAAAGAAAAAGCCCAGTTCAGCCCCAGCTCAGAGTAAAGGCTCCGGCATTGGAGGACCTACGAAAAATCCTCCTAAATCAGGAAACAAGTTAAAAGGAGGAGGAATCTCAGATGAGCTACACATTGAGGAGAAGAAGCCAAGTTCTGCTCCTGCATCGACAGCACGTGGCTACCAGAGGTTCAGCTTCACTG aaaacaaaaatgagCCAAAAATCACCAAAAAAGCTCCTACAGAGAAATCAGTGCTGCCCCCAGACTCCCCTATCATAAAGAAAAAAGAAACAG CCTCACCAGCTCCAGTTGCAAAAAAGCGGGACGAGCTTATGTTTGATGATGACGAGGATGACCTAATGGATGCATTGGGGTTTGGGGAGAGTCCCAAAGAGAGCCCTAAGAAGAATGAGACCGTGCTCATACCAAAGAATGAGAG CAGCAGTGAGCTCCCTCAAAGAGCACGCACCAGGCTAGATGAGATTCTGGGGCGTGGGACGTCCCCTCGCCTTCTGGAGCGCCCTCcaacaggggagaggaaggacccTCCGCAGCAGCAGGAAAAGCAGAAGCATCATCAGGAGACCCCCACTACTAAAG ACCCCTTCCTAGAAGAAGACCTGACGTTTGGTTCCTATCAACCTACACTGGTCACTACACCTGAGGGACGACACTCACGCAGACAGTCGGTCAG ATTCTCCACTGAGGACAACAGTGCCTCTTCTCCTGAGAAGAAACCCAAACCCATCACCCCCACCACACTCACCCCTACCTTTCCCCGGCCTGCTGCAGACTGGCTGGGGCTCTCGCAGGATGATGATGAGCAGGAAGAAGAGCCCCCGCCTGTACCAGAACCCTTGAAGACCCCCTCTTCGTCAGTGGGAAGCAAACCCTCCTCGTCTGGCAACCGCATTCCACAGCCATCGACAGAGACTCCAAACACCTCCTTCAAATCCCCCAAACCAGTAGGACCCAGTGTAGAGTTCTCTGCAAGCCAAAAGGACGAAGAGGATTGGCTATCAGGGGCATTGAGCAGGAAGAAGACTCAATCATCCACACAGTCAGAGGAAAAGAGGACAACCCAGGAAGACTTTCTGGGGTTTGGAGACGAGGTAGATCTGGAGTCGTTTCTCAG CAAACGTGGTTCTTCACCAGCTTCCAAGAGGAAGGATGCATCCACCCCCAACAAGGAACCAGG agatTCTCCTCTGCCCAGGGAGCCCTCCCACAGACAGCCCAGCCCTACTGCTCACTCTACCCCAGTGAGAGAGGACCAGTTCAGGCCTG TGCCACAGCAAAGCCAGATGCAGAACACTGCACCTGTTGTCCAACCACAG GTGTCTCTTTCAGCCAACAGTTTGCAACAACTCTTACTACAACAGCAGCAG TTGGAGTCCCAGCTGCTGGGGTTAGGGGGAGCTGCGGATGTAGCTGGGctgcagagacagaagagagagactgagaagcaGAATGGACATCTAGCTTTACAGGCCCGCATCATCAAACTGGAGGGACAG GTGAGATCTCTACAGCAGGAGCTAGACCAGAACCAGATGTTGCTGGAGAGTGTTCAGCAGAGACACAAGCAGGACACTGAGCtcatggagaacacacacag GGCTCGTGTGAAGCTGCTTGACGATTCCGCGGCACAGCGAGAAGCACGGGCACGACAGGAATGCGAGGACCTAGCAGAGCGCCTAGCCACCGTCACACGTATAGCTGAACAGGAGCGTATGGAGCTGCAGGCAAAGCACCAGCGCAGACTGGCCCAAACCCAGCAGGACAGAGACCGAGAGGTGGAGCGACTCAGAGACCTACAGAG GAAGTCTATTTTGGAGATGAAGAAAGACCACGAGGATCAGGTCCAGAGGCTGAAGAGATTGAAGGATGAGGAGATTGATGCTGTGACCAGTGCCACATCACAAACCAG GTCCCTGACAGTGGTGATTGAGCAGATGGAGCATTTCTCCCACAGGCTGGGGGACCTTTCGTCTCGGGTGGAGAGCACCCATGAGAACACAGCCCAGGGGCTGGAGCAGGGGGCACGGCAGAGAGACGAACAGCTCCGAG TGATGCAGgaccgtctgggccagcagcagAGGGCCATGGCAGAGGAGAGAACAAGGCTCAAAGAAGTCATCGCCAAGATGGACACCCAGCTGGCTGAGCAGCAGAGGCAACTAGAGAAGGTCAGGAGTCACTCAGAG GAGCGCTGGAGAGTGAATGCAGAGCAGGCTAAGGCCGACTCATCTCAGAGAGGCCTGGACGAGGAGAGACGCTCTCTAACTCAGCACAtcagcatggagagagaggagctggagaGGGCAAAA AGTGCCCTGTTGGAGGAGCAGCAGCAGGTAATGCAGCGCtgtgcagaggagaggaggaagctGGCGGCTGAGTGGACCCAGTTCCACACCCAGGAGAAGCAGAGGCAGGACCGGGCAGAGCGGGAGGCCAGCCGGGCACTGGAGAGGGACGCCCACAGAGAGGGCTCCATCATCAGCATGGCACAG GAACAGGTGGACCTGAAGCTGCGTGCTGGGGAGCTAAAGCAGCATGAGGCAGCTGTAGCACGGGAGAGGGAGGCtctggagagacagagggaggaactGGACAAGGAAAAGGAGAGGCTGAGTGGTACAGGCCTGCAGCTGAAGACACGTGTCCAGGAGGTAGAGGCCTTCAGCAAG CTGGCATCAGAAAAATATATTGAGGGGGAGAAGGCCCTACAGGAGTCCAGACATGTAGAGACTGAGCACCAGACCAGGCTGAGGAGCATCCACTCCCAGATGGAGAGACTGAGACAGCAGGAGCAGCACCTCCATCAGGTCAATAAGTGGGGGGTATACCAGCCAATCTCCCACCAGCCTCTGCTG GAGAGAATGAAGATGACTGAGCAGCTTAGAGAAATGGAGAGACTCAAGCACAGCCTTCCAATCACTCCTTTCCCTCAATCTATGGACCCTATATTCACAG AATTCAGACCAGTGATGGCCTCCACAAAGGCTGTTCGCCAGCCCTCACCCCAGTTTTCTAGTCCGGATTCTACAGAGCTCCAGGCCAGATTGGCCCTGCTCAGACacacagcagagaag GATCGTGACTTTCTGCAGGACGAGCAGTTCTTCCTGGACGCACTCAAGAAAGCACCTTACAATTCAGCCTTTCACACAGATTAA
- the LOC120034087 gene encoding fas-binding factor 1 homolog isoform X1, whose product MLQQRNLQAKQKKGQKSSIDDMLGDLLGDDDFPVKAKAPAREAGRLGPPLPSRSGKRSLLGDDDFFSKLAEEAENDEGSDVSEADPTALLESMKDIDDMDADLFRSKKKPSSAPAQSKGSGIGGPTKNPPKSGNKLKGGGISDELHIEEKKPSSAPASTARGYQRFSFTDFDDPLADLLDDLPIENKNEPKITKKAPTEKSVLPPDSPIIKKKETASPAPVAKKRDELMFDDDEDDLMDALGFGESPKESPKKNETVLIPKNESSSELPQRARTRLDEILGRGTSPRLLERPPTGERKDPPQQQEKQKHHQETPTTKDPFLEEDLTFGSYQPTLVTTPEGRHSRRQSVRFSTEDNSASSPEKKPKPITPTTLTPTFPRPAADWLGLSQDDDEQEEEPPPVPEPLKTPSSSVGSKPSSSGNRIPQPSTETPNTSFKSPKPVGPSVEFSASQKDEEDWLSGALSRKKTQSSTQSEEKRTTQEDFLGFGDEVDLESFLSKRGSSPASKRKDASTPNKEPGDSPLPREPSHRQPSPTAHSTPVREDQFRPVPQQSQMQNTAPVVQPQVSLSANSLQQLLLQQQQLESQLLGLGGAADVAGLQRQKRETEKQNGHLALQARIIKLEGQVRSLQQELDQNQMLLESVQQRHKQDTELMENTHRARVKLLDDSAAQREARARQECEDLAERLATVTRIAEQERMELQAKHQRRLAQTQQDRDREVERLRDLQRKSILEMKKDHEDQVQRLKRLKDEEIDAVTSATSQTRSLTVVIEQMEHFSHRLGDLSSRVESTHENTAQGLEQGARQRDEQLRVMQDRLGQQQRAMAEERTRLKEVIAKMDTQLAEQQRQLEKVRSHSEERWRVNAEQAKADSSQRGLDEERRSLTQHISMEREELERAKSALLEEQQQVMQRCAEERRKLAAEWTQFHTQEKQRQDRAEREASRALERDAHREGSIISMAQEQVDLKLRAGELKQHEAAVAREREALERQREELDKEKERLSGTGLQLKTRVQEVEAFSKLASEKYIEGEKALQESRHVETEHQTRLRSIHSQMERLRQQEQHLHQVNKWGVYQPISHQPLLERMKMTEQLREMERLKHSLPITPFPQSMDPIFTEFRPVMASTKAVRQPSPQFSSPDSTELQARLALLRHTAEKDRDFLQDEQFFLDALKKAPYNSAFHTD is encoded by the exons ATGCTACAACAGAGGAACCTGCAG GCTAAACAGAAGAAAGGGCAGAAGA GTTCAATTGATGACATGTTAGGAGACCTGTTGGGAGATGATG ATTTCCCAGTGAAGGCCAAAGCTCCGGCCCGTGAAGCAGGCAGACTAGGACCTCCTCTACCATCACGCAGTGGAAAACG CTCACTATTGGGCGACGACGACTTCTTCAGCAAACTGGCTGAGGAAGCTGAAAATGATGAG GGCTCTGATGTTTCTGAGGCTGATCCCACAGCCTTACTGGAGAGCATGAAG GACATAGATGATATGGACGCTGATCTCTTTAGATCAAAGAAAAAGCCCAGTTCAGCCCCAGCTCAGAGTAAAGGCTCCGGCATTGGAGGACCTACGAAAAATCCTCCTAAATCAGGAAACAAGTTAAAAGGAGGAGGAATCTCAGATGAGCTACACATTGAGGAGAAGAAGCCAAGTTCTGCTCCTGCATCGACAGCACGTGGCTACCAGAGGTTCAGCTTCACTG ACTTTGATGACCCTTTGGCTGACCTGTTAGATGATCTACCcatagaaaacaaaaatgagCCAAAAATCACCAAAAAAGCTCCTACAGAGAAATCAGTGCTGCCCCCAGACTCCCCTATCATAAAGAAAAAAGAAACAG CCTCACCAGCTCCAGTTGCAAAAAAGCGGGACGAGCTTATGTTTGATGATGACGAGGATGACCTAATGGATGCATTGGGGTTTGGGGAGAGTCCCAAAGAGAGCCCTAAGAAGAATGAGACCGTGCTCATACCAAAGAATGAGAG CAGCAGTGAGCTCCCTCAAAGAGCACGCACCAGGCTAGATGAGATTCTGGGGCGTGGGACGTCCCCTCGCCTTCTGGAGCGCCCTCcaacaggggagaggaaggacccTCCGCAGCAGCAGGAAAAGCAGAAGCATCATCAGGAGACCCCCACTACTAAAG ACCCCTTCCTAGAAGAAGACCTGACGTTTGGTTCCTATCAACCTACACTGGTCACTACACCTGAGGGACGACACTCACGCAGACAGTCGGTCAG ATTCTCCACTGAGGACAACAGTGCCTCTTCTCCTGAGAAGAAACCCAAACCCATCACCCCCACCACACTCACCCCTACCTTTCCCCGGCCTGCTGCAGACTGGCTGGGGCTCTCGCAGGATGATGATGAGCAGGAAGAAGAGCCCCCGCCTGTACCAGAACCCTTGAAGACCCCCTCTTCGTCAGTGGGAAGCAAACCCTCCTCGTCTGGCAACCGCATTCCACAGCCATCGACAGAGACTCCAAACACCTCCTTCAAATCCCCCAAACCAGTAGGACCCAGTGTAGAGTTCTCTGCAAGCCAAAAGGACGAAGAGGATTGGCTATCAGGGGCATTGAGCAGGAAGAAGACTCAATCATCCACACAGTCAGAGGAAAAGAGGACAACCCAGGAAGACTTTCTGGGGTTTGGAGACGAGGTAGATCTGGAGTCGTTTCTCAG CAAACGTGGTTCTTCACCAGCTTCCAAGAGGAAGGATGCATCCACCCCCAACAAGGAACCAGG agatTCTCCTCTGCCCAGGGAGCCCTCCCACAGACAGCCCAGCCCTACTGCTCACTCTACCCCAGTGAGAGAGGACCAGTTCAGGCCTG TGCCACAGCAAAGCCAGATGCAGAACACTGCACCTGTTGTCCAACCACAG GTGTCTCTTTCAGCCAACAGTTTGCAACAACTCTTACTACAACAGCAGCAG TTGGAGTCCCAGCTGCTGGGGTTAGGGGGAGCTGCGGATGTAGCTGGGctgcagagacagaagagagagactgagaagcaGAATGGACATCTAGCTTTACAGGCCCGCATCATCAAACTGGAGGGACAG GTGAGATCTCTACAGCAGGAGCTAGACCAGAACCAGATGTTGCTGGAGAGTGTTCAGCAGAGACACAAGCAGGACACTGAGCtcatggagaacacacacag GGCTCGTGTGAAGCTGCTTGACGATTCCGCGGCACAGCGAGAAGCACGGGCACGACAGGAATGCGAGGACCTAGCAGAGCGCCTAGCCACCGTCACACGTATAGCTGAACAGGAGCGTATGGAGCTGCAGGCAAAGCACCAGCGCAGACTGGCCCAAACCCAGCAGGACAGAGACCGAGAGGTGGAGCGACTCAGAGACCTACAGAG GAAGTCTATTTTGGAGATGAAGAAAGACCACGAGGATCAGGTCCAGAGGCTGAAGAGATTGAAGGATGAGGAGATTGATGCTGTGACCAGTGCCACATCACAAACCAG GTCCCTGACAGTGGTGATTGAGCAGATGGAGCATTTCTCCCACAGGCTGGGGGACCTTTCGTCTCGGGTGGAGAGCACCCATGAGAACACAGCCCAGGGGCTGGAGCAGGGGGCACGGCAGAGAGACGAACAGCTCCGAG TGATGCAGgaccgtctgggccagcagcagAGGGCCATGGCAGAGGAGAGAACAAGGCTCAAAGAAGTCATCGCCAAGATGGACACCCAGCTGGCTGAGCAGCAGAGGCAACTAGAGAAGGTCAGGAGTCACTCAGAG GAGCGCTGGAGAGTGAATGCAGAGCAGGCTAAGGCCGACTCATCTCAGAGAGGCCTGGACGAGGAGAGACGCTCTCTAACTCAGCACAtcagcatggagagagaggagctggagaGGGCAAAA AGTGCCCTGTTGGAGGAGCAGCAGCAGGTAATGCAGCGCtgtgcagaggagaggaggaagctGGCGGCTGAGTGGACCCAGTTCCACACCCAGGAGAAGCAGAGGCAGGACCGGGCAGAGCGGGAGGCCAGCCGGGCACTGGAGAGGGACGCCCACAGAGAGGGCTCCATCATCAGCATGGCACAG GAACAGGTGGACCTGAAGCTGCGTGCTGGGGAGCTAAAGCAGCATGAGGCAGCTGTAGCACGGGAGAGGGAGGCtctggagagacagagggaggaactGGACAAGGAAAAGGAGAGGCTGAGTGGTACAGGCCTGCAGCTGAAGACACGTGTCCAGGAGGTAGAGGCCTTCAGCAAG CTGGCATCAGAAAAATATATTGAGGGGGAGAAGGCCCTACAGGAGTCCAGACATGTAGAGACTGAGCACCAGACCAGGCTGAGGAGCATCCACTCCCAGATGGAGAGACTGAGACAGCAGGAGCAGCACCTCCATCAGGTCAATAAGTGGGGGGTATACCAGCCAATCTCCCACCAGCCTCTGCTG GAGAGAATGAAGATGACTGAGCAGCTTAGAGAAATGGAGAGACTCAAGCACAGCCTTCCAATCACTCCTTTCCCTCAATCTATGGACCCTATATTCACAG AATTCAGACCAGTGATGGCCTCCACAAAGGCTGTTCGCCAGCCCTCACCCCAGTTTTCTAGTCCGGATTCTACAGAGCTCCAGGCCAGATTGGCCCTGCTCAGACacacagcagagaag GATCGTGACTTTCTGCAGGACGAGCAGTTCTTCCTGGACGCACTCAAGAAAGCACCTTACAATTCAGCCTTTCACACAGATTAA
- the LOC120034087 gene encoding fas-binding factor 1 homolog isoform X7 produces the protein MLQQRNLQAKQKKGQKSSIDDMLGDLLGDDDFPVKAKAPAREAGRLGPPLPSRSGKRSLLGDDDFFSKLAEEAENDEGSDVSEADPTALLESMKDIDDMDADLFRSKKKPSSAPAQSKGSGIGGPTKNPPKSGNKLKGGGISDELHIEEKKPSSAPASTARGYQRFSFTDFDDPLADLLDDLPIENKNEPKITKKAPTEKSVLPPDSPIIKKKETASPAPVAKKRDELMFDDDEDDLMDALGFGESPKESPKKNETVLIPKNESSSELPQRARTRLDEILGRGTSPRLLERPPTGERKDPPQQQEKQKHHQETPTTKDPFLEEDLTFGSYQPTLVTTPEGRHSRRQSVRFSTEDNSASSPEKKPKPITPTTLTPTFPRPAADWLGLSQDDDEQEEEPPPVPEPLKTPSSSVGSKPSSSGNRIPQPSTETPNTSFKSPKPVGPSVEFSASQKDEEDWLSGALSRKKTQSSTQSEEKRTTQEDFLGFGDEVDLESFLSKRGSSPASKRKDASTPNKEPGDSPLPREPSHRQPSPTAHSTPVREDQFRPVPQQSQMQNTAPVVQPQVSLSANSLQQLLLQQQQLESQLLGLGGAADVAGLQRQKRETEKQNGHLALQARIIKLEGQVRSLQQELDQNQMLLESVQQRHKQDTELMENTHRARVKLLDDSAAQREARARQECEDLAERLATVTRIAEQERMELQAKHQRRLAQTQQDRDREVERLRDLQRKSILEMKKDHEDQVQRLKRLKDEEIDAVTSATSQTRSLTVVIEQMEHFSHRLGDLSSRVESTHENTAQGLEQGARQRDEQLRVMQDRLGQQQRAMAEERTRLKEVIAKMDTQLAEQQRQLEKVRSHSEERWRVNAEQAKADSSQRGLDEERRSLTQHISMEREELERAKSALLEEQQQVMQRCAEERRKLAAEWTQFHTQEKQRQDRAEREASRALERDAHREGSIISMAQEQVDLKLRAGELKQHEAAVAREREALERQREELDKEKERLSGTGLQLKTRVQEVEAFSKLASEKYIEGEKALQESRHVETEHQTRLRSIHSQMERLRQQEQHLHQERMKMTEQLREMERLKHSLPITPFPQSMDPIFTEFRPVMASTKAVRQPSPQFSSPDSTELQARLALLRHTAEKDRDFLQDEQFFLDALKKAPYNSAFHTD, from the exons ATGCTACAACAGAGGAACCTGCAG GCTAAACAGAAGAAAGGGCAGAAGA GTTCAATTGATGACATGTTAGGAGACCTGTTGGGAGATGATG ATTTCCCAGTGAAGGCCAAAGCTCCGGCCCGTGAAGCAGGCAGACTAGGACCTCCTCTACCATCACGCAGTGGAAAACG CTCACTATTGGGCGACGACGACTTCTTCAGCAAACTGGCTGAGGAAGCTGAAAATGATGAG GGCTCTGATGTTTCTGAGGCTGATCCCACAGCCTTACTGGAGAGCATGAAG GACATAGATGATATGGACGCTGATCTCTTTAGATCAAAGAAAAAGCCCAGTTCAGCCCCAGCTCAGAGTAAAGGCTCCGGCATTGGAGGACCTACGAAAAATCCTCCTAAATCAGGAAACAAGTTAAAAGGAGGAGGAATCTCAGATGAGCTACACATTGAGGAGAAGAAGCCAAGTTCTGCTCCTGCATCGACAGCACGTGGCTACCAGAGGTTCAGCTTCACTG ACTTTGATGACCCTTTGGCTGACCTGTTAGATGATCTACCcatagaaaacaaaaatgagCCAAAAATCACCAAAAAAGCTCCTACAGAGAAATCAGTGCTGCCCCCAGACTCCCCTATCATAAAGAAAAAAGAAACAG CCTCACCAGCTCCAGTTGCAAAAAAGCGGGACGAGCTTATGTTTGATGATGACGAGGATGACCTAATGGATGCATTGGGGTTTGGGGAGAGTCCCAAAGAGAGCCCTAAGAAGAATGAGACCGTGCTCATACCAAAGAATGAGAG CAGCAGTGAGCTCCCTCAAAGAGCACGCACCAGGCTAGATGAGATTCTGGGGCGTGGGACGTCCCCTCGCCTTCTGGAGCGCCCTCcaacaggggagaggaaggacccTCCGCAGCAGCAGGAAAAGCAGAAGCATCATCAGGAGACCCCCACTACTAAAG ACCCCTTCCTAGAAGAAGACCTGACGTTTGGTTCCTATCAACCTACACTGGTCACTACACCTGAGGGACGACACTCACGCAGACAGTCGGTCAG ATTCTCCACTGAGGACAACAGTGCCTCTTCTCCTGAGAAGAAACCCAAACCCATCACCCCCACCACACTCACCCCTACCTTTCCCCGGCCTGCTGCAGACTGGCTGGGGCTCTCGCAGGATGATGATGAGCAGGAAGAAGAGCCCCCGCCTGTACCAGAACCCTTGAAGACCCCCTCTTCGTCAGTGGGAAGCAAACCCTCCTCGTCTGGCAACCGCATTCCACAGCCATCGACAGAGACTCCAAACACCTCCTTCAAATCCCCCAAACCAGTAGGACCCAGTGTAGAGTTCTCTGCAAGCCAAAAGGACGAAGAGGATTGGCTATCAGGGGCATTGAGCAGGAAGAAGACTCAATCATCCACACAGTCAGAGGAAAAGAGGACAACCCAGGAAGACTTTCTGGGGTTTGGAGACGAGGTAGATCTGGAGTCGTTTCTCAG CAAACGTGGTTCTTCACCAGCTTCCAAGAGGAAGGATGCATCCACCCCCAACAAGGAACCAGG agatTCTCCTCTGCCCAGGGAGCCCTCCCACAGACAGCCCAGCCCTACTGCTCACTCTACCCCAGTGAGAGAGGACCAGTTCAGGCCTG TGCCACAGCAAAGCCAGATGCAGAACACTGCACCTGTTGTCCAACCACAG GTGTCTCTTTCAGCCAACAGTTTGCAACAACTCTTACTACAACAGCAGCAG TTGGAGTCCCAGCTGCTGGGGTTAGGGGGAGCTGCGGATGTAGCTGGGctgcagagacagaagagagagactgagaagcaGAATGGACATCTAGCTTTACAGGCCCGCATCATCAAACTGGAGGGACAG GTGAGATCTCTACAGCAGGAGCTAGACCAGAACCAGATGTTGCTGGAGAGTGTTCAGCAGAGACACAAGCAGGACACTGAGCtcatggagaacacacacag GGCTCGTGTGAAGCTGCTTGACGATTCCGCGGCACAGCGAGAAGCACGGGCACGACAGGAATGCGAGGACCTAGCAGAGCGCCTAGCCACCGTCACACGTATAGCTGAACAGGAGCGTATGGAGCTGCAGGCAAAGCACCAGCGCAGACTGGCCCAAACCCAGCAGGACAGAGACCGAGAGGTGGAGCGACTCAGAGACCTACAGAG GAAGTCTATTTTGGAGATGAAGAAAGACCACGAGGATCAGGTCCAGAGGCTGAAGAGATTGAAGGATGAGGAGATTGATGCTGTGACCAGTGCCACATCACAAACCAG GTCCCTGACAGTGGTGATTGAGCAGATGGAGCATTTCTCCCACAGGCTGGGGGACCTTTCGTCTCGGGTGGAGAGCACCCATGAGAACACAGCCCAGGGGCTGGAGCAGGGGGCACGGCAGAGAGACGAACAGCTCCGAG TGATGCAGgaccgtctgggccagcagcagAGGGCCATGGCAGAGGAGAGAACAAGGCTCAAAGAAGTCATCGCCAAGATGGACACCCAGCTGGCTGAGCAGCAGAGGCAACTAGAGAAGGTCAGGAGTCACTCAGAG GAGCGCTGGAGAGTGAATGCAGAGCAGGCTAAGGCCGACTCATCTCAGAGAGGCCTGGACGAGGAGAGACGCTCTCTAACTCAGCACAtcagcatggagagagaggagctggagaGGGCAAAA AGTGCCCTGTTGGAGGAGCAGCAGCAGGTAATGCAGCGCtgtgcagaggagaggaggaagctGGCGGCTGAGTGGACCCAGTTCCACACCCAGGAGAAGCAGAGGCAGGACCGGGCAGAGCGGGAGGCCAGCCGGGCACTGGAGAGGGACGCCCACAGAGAGGGCTCCATCATCAGCATGGCACAG GAACAGGTGGACCTGAAGCTGCGTGCTGGGGAGCTAAAGCAGCATGAGGCAGCTGTAGCACGGGAGAGGGAGGCtctggagagacagagggaggaactGGACAAGGAAAAGGAGAGGCTGAGTGGTACAGGCCTGCAGCTGAAGACACGTGTCCAGGAGGTAGAGGCCTTCAGCAAG CTGGCATCAGAAAAATATATTGAGGGGGAGAAGGCCCTACAGGAGTCCAGACATGTAGAGACTGAGCACCAGACCAGGCTGAGGAGCATCCACTCCCAGATGGAGAGACTGAGACAGCAGGAGCAGCACCTCCATCAG GAGAGAATGAAGATGACTGAGCAGCTTAGAGAAATGGAGAGACTCAAGCACAGCCTTCCAATCACTCCTTTCCCTCAATCTATGGACCCTATATTCACAG AATTCAGACCAGTGATGGCCTCCACAAAGGCTGTTCGCCAGCCCTCACCCCAGTTTTCTAGTCCGGATTCTACAGAGCTCCAGGCCAGATTGGCCCTGCTCAGACacacagcagagaag GATCGTGACTTTCTGCAGGACGAGCAGTTCTTCCTGGACGCACTCAAGAAAGCACCTTACAATTCAGCCTTTCACACAGATTAA